The genomic DNA TGCGTTGGCTCAACGAGCTTCGTCTGGCGCTGAGTTTCCGCATGGCCATGGCCAGCCTGGATGGTCGCCAGGGGGCAGTGGATACCACGCGGCAACTGGCCGAACTGGCGCAGGTCGTGGTCGATACCGTGCTGCAGCTCGCGCAGGCGGACATGCGGGCGGCGCACGGCGAAATTGCCGGTGGCCGCTTCGCGATCATCGGCTACGGCAGCCTGGGCGGTCTGGAACTCGGCTTCGGTTCGGACCTGGACCTGGTGTTCCTGCATGACCATCCGGCTGATGTGGAAACCAGCGACGGCGCCCGCCCGCTGGAACCCGGTCGCTGGTATGCACGGCTGGCGCAGAAAGTGATGGCGCTGCTGGGTGCAGTGACGGCCGCAGGACGCCTGTACGACATCGACGTGCGGCTGCGTCCGGACGGCGGCAAGGGCGCGCTGGTGTCTTCGCTGGCGAGTTACCGCGAGTACCAGCGTGAGCGCGCGTGGACCTGGGAACATCAGGCCTTGGTGCGTGCACGCGGCGTGGCCGGCGATGCCGAGCTGCTGGCTGCGTTTGAAGCGGTGCGCGCTCAGACCGTGGGTCGCCCACGTGATCGTGCGGCCTTGCACGCCGATATCGTGAAGATGCGCCAGCGCATGCGCGCCGAACTGGATCGTAGCGACGCCGCGCGCATGGACCTGAAGCAGGGGGCCGGTGGCGTGGTCGATCTGGAGTTCCTGCTGCAGGCGGGCGTGCTGGGTCAGGCAGCCGACCATCCCACGCTGCTGCAGCCACGCGATACCCGCGGACTGATCGATGCACTGGCCGCCACCGGATGGTTGCCGGCAGACCGCGCCGCCGGCCTGCAGACCGCGCATGCCACGCTGCTGGAGCTGGGCTTGGCCTGCACCCTTGATCGCCGCCCCCGCACCGCACCGCCCAGCGACGCACTGGACGAAGCCCGCGCCCTCATCCGCCACGCCTGCGACGCAGCAGGCCTGCCATTCGACGCGCCCACAGGGCGGTAACCCGTCAGGAAAACCGGTTAGGGTAGAGCCGACTTCAGTCGGCTTCGCTTCTGCCTTCGCTCTGGTAGAGCCGACTTCAGTCGGCTTCGCTCACAGCAGCCGACTAAAGTCGGCTCTACCAGACCCAACAGCCCGCCACAGCATGGCTGCGGCACGCACATCACCGCGCCGGGGCCATCTTCCACAGCAGCGCGCGGAACGGGGCCAGCAGGCAGATGCCGATCGCCAGCTTTACCGCCAGATCGCCCAGCGCCCAGCTCACCCACGGCAGCGTGGAACCGGCGAAGGCGATGCTCCAGAAAATCGTGGTATCCACCGTCGCACTGCAGGTGGTGGCCACCATCGGGGCCCGCCACCAGCTGCCGCGGCGCAATCGGTCGAAGACGGTGATGTCCAGCAACTGCGCCACGATGAAGGCGGAGCACGAGGCCACGGCGATGCGCGGCGTCGCCACCCAGAACGACAGCACCACCGCCAGCGCGAAACCGGCCCACGCCACCCGGCGGGCAGGGCCTGGGCCGAAGCGGCGGTTGATCAGGTTGCTCACCAGGAACGCGACCGGATAGCTGAACGCACCCCAGGTCAGCCAGTCGTTGATCGGGTACTGCACCAGCACGTTCGAGCCCAGCACCACCGCGCCCATGGCCAACACCGCCAGCAGCAGCGCGCGGACGGTCATCGGAGCAAAAGCGGGGGCGGGACGCGCGGACATGGCGAGCCAGGAGGCAGAAAGGAAGGCGCGCATTATCCGCCCCCGGGCAGCGCGCTGCCAGCAGCGCCTGAACAGCATAGTCAGGGCGCCGGTAACGCGTCGCGGTCGGCTGCTTGGGGTAGAGCCGACTTCAGTCGGCTGCGGTGGGAAGCCGGCTGAAGCCGGCTCTACCGCTGGTTTGGGAAGCCGACTGAAGTCGGCTCTTATCTCTTCGAGATCTGGCACTTTAGGTGCCGAGAGCCCGGCGCGGGCGACCGTTCGGCTCTAGGTCTTCGCGATCGCTTGGTAGCAAGGATCCCCGCGCCGGTCTTCTCCCTGATCCGCCCGAACAGTTGATCGAGTTGGCGCTCGTAATGATAAGACTGGGCAAGCGGGGGGAGCTCTCGACCCTGTCAGCGTACCGGAGATTGCCATGTTTGGGATCGGGATCGACGTAAGTAAGGACCGTCTGGACGTTGCCGTGCACGAGCAGCAGTTCCGCCACTTCAGCAACAGCAAGCGCGGCTTTGAAGCATTGGTTCGCTGGCTGCAGAAGTGGCCGGCCAAGCAGGTCGTGCTTGAAGCGAGCGGAGGTTACGAGCAGGCAGCCCTGGATGCGCTTCATGAGGCCGGCCTGCCAATGGTGCGGATCAATCCAGGCAGGGCGCGTAGCTTCGCCAAAGCCACTGGGCAGCTGGCTAAAACGGACCGGATCGATGCGATGGTGCTGGCCCAGATGGCACACCTGTTGAAGCACACTCGATATACACCAGTAGCGCCTTGGCAGCGAAAACTAGCTGAATTTTCACTGCGCCGGCGTCATCTGGTGCAGATGCGTAGCAGTGAAAAGCAGCGCATGCGTGCATTCAGCGAGCCAGTTCTCCAGGTGATGATGAACAGCCAACTGGAGTACTTGGACGAGCAGATCCGCGTGCTGGACAAGGCAATCGCCGAACAGCTCAGGAATCAGCCCAGTTGGAACAGCTTGGTGGAGATGAAAGGCGTGAGCACCGTTGTGATGACCACGCTTGCTTGTGAACTGCCAGAGCTGGGAAAGCTGAGTGGCAAGGCGATATCCGCCTTGGTCGGCGTAGCCCCCATGAACCGCGAGAGCGGCTCCTGGCAGGGGCATCGACGCATCACGGGCGGCC from Stenotrophomonas sp. 169 includes the following:
- a CDS encoding queuosine precursor transporter, which gives rise to MSARPAPAFAPMTVRALLLAVLAMGAVVLGSNVLVQYPINDWLTWGAFSYPVAFLVSNLINRRFGPGPARRVAWAGFALAVVLSFWVATPRIAVASCSAFIVAQLLDITVFDRLRRGSWWRAPMVATTCSATVDTTIFWSIAFAGSTLPWVSWALGDLAVKLAIGICLLAPFRALLWKMAPAR
- a CDS encoding transposase, producing the protein MFGIGIDVSKDRLDVAVHEQQFRHFSNSKRGFEALVRWLQKWPAKQVVLEASGGYEQAALDALHEAGLPMVRINPGRARSFAKATGQLAKTDRIDAMVLAQMAHLLKHTRYTPVAPWQRKLAEFSLRRRHLVQMRSSEKQRMRAFSEPVLQVMMNSQLEYLDEQIRVLDKAIAEQLRNQPSWNSLVEMKGVSTVVMTTLACELPELGKLSGKAISALVGVAPMNRESGSWQGHRRITGGRAVVRQALYMAALSACRYEPQLRNFFKSLKAKGKPGKVALVAVMRKMLVILNARKRDAEAMMASA